TGCTGCTGCCGCGCACGGCCCGGTCCTGCGGCTGTGAGGCCCGCGCCCGGGACGATGCCAGCCCCCTGGCCGCCCCCTACACCCCGGAACCGGTGCCCTGCCGCTTCGACGTCCCGCTGATCTGGCGCATCCTGCGCATCGGCCTGCCCGGCGCGCTGGCCGTGTTCTTCGAGGTCTCGCTGTTCGCGGTCACGGCCCTGCTGCTGGCGCCGCTGGGCAAGGTGGTGGTGGCCGGGCACCAGATCGCCATGAACTTTGCCGGGCTGGTCTTCATGCTGCCCCTGTCGCTGAACATCACGGCGGCCATCCGGGTGGGGCAGAGCGTGGGGGCCGGGCGGCTGGGGCGGGCGCGCCTTTCGGCCCGCACGGCCCTGTGCATGGGGGCCGCCTCGTCGCTGGTCATCGCCGCCTGCACGGCCCTGTTCCGCGAGCAGATCGTGCACATCTACAACGATGACCCCGCCGTGACCGCCCTGGCCACGGGCCTGCTGCTGCTCGGCTCCTGCTATCAGCTGGTGGACGCCCTGCAGACCATCAGCATCGGCATCCTGCGTGCCTACAATGATACAAGGACCATCTCCCTGGTCTGCTTCGCCTCTTACTGGGTCATCGGCCTGCCCCTGGGCTTCACGCTGGCCCGCACGGATCTGGTGGTCCCGGCCCTGGGTGCCGCGGGCTTCTGGATAGCCTATATCGCGGCCCTGGGCTTCGGCGCCCTGTGTTATCTGGCACGCGTGCATCATCTGCACGGTCTGGATGCCGGAGCGGTACGGCGGCGTATCCAGCGCTGATGCGGGGCAGGCGCGGACGGTGCGGATGCCCGGGGCCGCTGTTTTTGGGGGGCCGCTGCGGCCCGGGGCGTGCCGGGACGGGCACAAGAAAAATAATTGAAATTTGAATTTTAATTCGTTAATGTTTCCCGGGCATGGCAGGAAGTATTCTTGATTTTGATGGTAGAACTTCAGCACTATGAGGCGGCGATGGGCAGTCTTTCCCACGGGGGGCACGAGCGCGGCAAGCGTGGTGACGGGGATCTGACCCGGTCCCGGATACTGGAAGCGGCGGGACAGCTGGCGGCCGAGTGCGGCTATGCCAACATGACCAGCAAACAGGTCTGTGAAAGGGCGCATGTGAACATGGCGGCGGTCAACTATCATTTTGGCAGTCGTGAGGGCCTGTACGCGGCCGTGCTGGCCGAGGCCCATGACCGCCTGTTCACCCTGGAGCACCTGCGCCAGATGCTGGCGGAGGGGACGGCGCGCGAGAAACTGTCGCGCACGCTGGACGAGCTGCTGGCCCATCTGCACGGGCCGCGCAGCTGGCATGTGCGGGTGCTGGCACGGGAATTTTTTTCGCCGGCGGGCTTTCTGGATCCTTTCCTGCAGGAAAAGGTCCATCCCAAGGCGCGGCTGCTGCGCGGCCTGTTGAGCGAGATCACCGGCATCCCGCAGGAGGCGTCCCAGCTGGACTGCTGCATCGCCAGCACCATGGGGACCTGCATGATGCTCATCATGCTTGATCCGGGCTTTGCCAACAGTCTTTTCCCGAACCTGGCGGAAAGGAACGCGGCCCTTGACCAGATGATCAAGGACTTCATCTTCGCCGGGCTGGACGACGCCGCGGCCAAGTGGCGCGCCCGGCCGGCAGCAGATGCCGCCCGGGACTGAATCCGACGACATACGACATACGAGATCTATCCGGCTGAAGCGGGGGAATCAGGTAATGGAAGAAGCTTTGTATCTCGGGCTCGACGCAGGCTCCACCACGGTCAAGCTGGCTCTGGTGGATGCGCGGGGCACGCTGCTGGAAGCCCGTTATGAACGTCATGGCGCGGCGGTGCGCGCGACCTTGCGCACCCTGCTGGAAGACCTGGCCGAACGGCGGCCCGGTCTGGTGGTGCGCCCGGCCATGACGGGTTCCGCGGCCCTGCGGCTGGCGCAGGCCCTGGAGCTGCCCTTCGTGCAGGAGGTGCTGGCCACGTCGCGGGCCATCGCCGTCCTGGCACCGCAGACCGACGTGGCCGTGGAGCTGGGCGGCGAGGACGCCAAGATCCTTTATTTTTCTGACGGTTCGGACAATCTGCGCATGAACGAGGCCTGTGCCGGCGGTACCGGGGCCTTCATCGACCAGATGGCCAGTCTGCTGGATACCGATGCGGCCGGTCTCGATGCCCTGGCCGCGCGCCACACCACCATCTATCCCATCGCGTCCCGCTGCGGCGTCTTCGCCAAGACCGACGTGGTGCCCCTGCTCAACGAGGGCGCGCCCCGCGAGGATCTGGCGGCCTCCATCTTCCAAGCCGTGGTGGAACAGACCATCGGCGGCCTGGCCTGCGGCCATCCCATCCGCGGCAAGGTCGCCTTTCTGGGCGGGCCCCTGCACTTCCTGCCCCAGCTCAAGGCCCGTTTCGTGGAGACCCTGCACATGGCCCCCGAAGACGTGGTGGACGTGCCCGATGCCCAGTATGTGGTGGCGCGCGGTACGGCCCTGAGCCTGGTGGACATCCCCGGCATGGGGCGGCCCGTGGCTTCCGCGCCCGTGAGCGTGGCCGAACTGGCCGAACGGGCCCGCACCCGCACCTTCGAGGGCGAGATCAGCGCCAGCCTGCCGCCCCTGTTCGATTCCGAAGACGAATATCATGCCTTCCTCGACCGTCACCGCCGGGATGCCGCGCCGCGCGGCCGGCTGGACGAGGCCTCGGGCCCGCTCTATCTGGGCGTGGACCTGGGCTCCACCACGGTCAAGGCCGTGCTGGTGGACATCAACGGCGCGGTGCTGGACACCTGGTACCAGCGCAACCAGGGCGACCCGCTGGCCGGGCTGCTGCCCTATGCGGCCGGTCTGGTGGACCGCCTGCCCGCCGGGGCCTGGATACAGGCCAGCGCGGCCACGGGCTACGGCGCCGATTACGCCCGGGCGGCCCTGGGCTCCGTCATTTCCGAAGTGGAGACCGTGGCCCACCTCAAGGCGGCCTGCCGCCTGGTGCCGGACGCCACCTATGTCATCGACATCGGCGGCCAGGACATGAAATGCCTCAAGGTCCGGCAGGGCTGCATCGCGGGCGTGACCCTCAACGAAGCCTGTTCCGCCGGCTGCGGGGCCTTTCTGGAGACCTTTGCCCAGAGCCTGAACCTGAGCATGGAAGACTTCGTGCAGGCCGCGCTCTTTGCCCGCCATCCCGTGGATCTGGGCTCGCGCTGCACGGTGTTCATGAATTCCAAGGTCAAGCAGGCCCAGAAGGAAGGCGCCTCCATCGGCGACATCGCGGCCGGGCTCTGCTATGCCGTCATCCGCAATGCCCTGTACAAGGTGCTGCGCCTGCGCACGCCCGACGAGCTGGGCGAACGCGTGCTGGTGCAGGGCGGCTCCTTCATGAACGATGCCCTGTTGCGCGTCATGGAAAACCTGCTGCAACGCGAGGTCAGCCGCCCCGACATCGCCGGGCTCATGGGCGCGTACGGCGCGGCCCTGCTGGCCCTGCGCTGCTGCGCCGGGCAGGAGGAGCGCACGCCCCTGAGTTCCGCCGGGCTGCGCTCGCTGGAGATCACGACCAGATCCGTGCGCTGCCGTGGCTGCGGCAACCATTGCCTGCTCAAGGTGCACCGCTTCTCCAACGGGCACCGCTTCGTGTCCGGCAACCGCTGCGAACGCGGCGGCATGGGCCAGGCGCAGGACGATGTCCCGGTCATGCCCAATATCTACGCCTGGAAGGCCCGGCGCCTGTTCCGCTACCGGCCGCTGGAGCCGGAGCAGGCCCCCCGCGGCCGCATGGGCATCCCCCGTGTGCTCAACATCTATGAGCACTATCCCTTCTGGTTCACCTTTTTCACCCGGCTGGGCTACAGGGTGGAGCTTTCTCCGGCATCGGGCAAGGAACTGTACGACCTGGGCCTTTCGTCCATGCCGTCCCAGACGGTCTGCTATCCCGCCAAGCTGGCTCACGGCCATGTGACGGCCCTGCTGCGCCAGGGCGTGCGGGAGATCTTCTTCCCCTGCCTGCCGCGTGAAGGGCAGGATACCTCGGTGCGGGGCTACAACTGTCCCGTGGTCTCCGGCTATCCCGAGGTCATCCGCCTGAACACCGACGAGGTGCGGGAGCTGGGCGCCCATTTGTATACGCCCTTCGTCTCGCTGGAACATCTGGATACCTTGGTGGACCGCCTGCACGAGGTGCTGGGCCTGCCCAAGCTGGAACTGTGGGAGGCGGCCCATGCCGCCCGCGCCGAGCAGGAGGCCTACCGCGCCGAACTGCGGGCCGAGGGCGAGCGCATCCTGGCCCAGGTGGAGCGTGACAAGGGGCTGGGCATCGTGCTTTGCGGCCGTCCCTACCATGCGGACCCGGCCGTGCATCACGGCCTGCCGGACTACATCGCCTCGCTGGGCGCGGCCGTGCTCAGCGAGGACAGCGTGGCCCATCTGGGCGTGCTGCGCGATCCTTTGCGCGTGGTGGACCAGTGGAGCTACCATTCCCGCCTGTACCGGGCCGCGGCCCTGGTCTGCGACCGCCCCCTGCTGGAGCTGGTGCAGCTCACGTCCTTCGGCTGCGGCCTCGATGCCGTGACCAGCGACCAGGTGGCGGAACTGCTGACCCATCACGGCCGTCTGCATACGCTCATCAAGATAGACGAGGGCGCGTCGCTGGGGGCGGCCCGCATCCGTATCCGTTCGCTGCTGGCCGCTGTGCGGGAACGCCGCGAGAGCAGGGCGCCGGAGTTCCGCTGTTCCCCGCGCCCGGAAAGCCCGTATTTCACCGCAGCCATGCGCGAGACCCACACCATCGTGGCCCCGCAGATGGCACCGCTGCACTTCTCCATCATGGAGGCGGCGGTCAACAGCGCGGGCTACCGCCTGCAGGTGCTGCCCGTGGTCAGCCGCCGGGCCATCGAGCTGGGCCTGAACTACGTCCATAACGATGCCTGCTATCCGGCCATCGTGGTCATCGGCCAGATGCTGGACGCGCTGTTCAACGGCCGGTGCGACCCGCAGCGCACGGCCCTGATGCTGGCCCAGACCTGCGGCCCCTGCCGCGCCAGCAATTATCCGGCCCTGCTGCGCAAGGCCCTGCAGGAGGCGGGCTTCCCGCAGGTGCCCATCCTGACCCTGAGCAGCGGCTCCCTCAACAAGCAGCCGGGCTTCAGGATGTCGGGCAGCATGCTGCACCGCATGATCCTGAGCTGCCTGTACGGCGACATGCTGCAGCGCGTCTCCATGTCCTGCCGGGCCAACGAGCTGCACAAGGGCGATACCGACGCCCTGCTGGAACGCTGGACGCAGCGCGCCCGCGAGGTTGTGGGCAGGGGCGATACCCGCGCCTTCCGCAAGGACATGCGCCGCATCGTGGAGGACTTCACCAAGATCCCGCGTGACGGCGTGGTGCGGCCCAAGGTGGGCATCGTGGGCGAGATCCTGCTCAAGTACCACCCCGATGCCAACAACCATGTGGCCCGGCACATCATGGACGAAGGCGGCGAGCCCGTGCTCACCGACATCATGGACTTTTTCCTCTACTGCTTCATGGATCCCATGTACCGCTGGCAGCGGCTGGGCGGACGCATCCTGCCCGCGCTGGGCAGCTGGCTGTTCATCGTGCGGGTGGAGATGCTGCGCTCCTCCATGCGCAAGGCTCTGGAAGGCAGCATCTTCATGCCCGTGTCCCGCATCCGGCACCTGTCGCACAGCGTCAAGGGCATCATCTCGCGCGGCAACCAGGCCGGTGAGGGCTGGCTGCTGACCGCCGAGATGCTGGAGCTCATCGACAACGGCGCCACCAACGTGCTCTGCCTGCAACCCTTCGGCTGCCTGCCCAACCACATCACCGGCAAGGGCGTCATGAAGGAACTCAAGCGCCTGCGGCCCGCGGCCAACCTCATGGCCGTGGACTATGACCCCGGCAGCAGCGAGGCCAACCAGCTCAACCGCATCAAGCTCTTCATGTCCATGGCCCACGCCAAGTTGCAGCAGGCCTGATGACAGGGGGCGGAGGCATCCCCTGGACGTGTCCAAAAAAACAGCCCGAAACCGAGACGGTTTGGGCTGTTTTGCATATGTGTGCAGGATGGCGGGCTGATGCCCTCATGCACCGAGAGCTCTGATCTTTTGTAGCAGAGGCCTTTCGGACAGATGCTCGCTACATCTTGTTCCGCGATACGGGCTCCAGGGCCCGCAACAGCTCGCGCAGCCGTTCCGGCCCGGCGGCCTCGCCCAGGTCTTCGGGCACGGCGCCTTTGGCCAGCAGGGCGGCCAGGGTGTCGGCTTCCTTGCGGGCGTCGGCGCTGCGGGCCATGTCGGTGGCGGCATCGGAACCGGCCTGGTGCCGGGTGGCGGGATGGATGCTGCCGGGCTCCTGTTCGCGGGCGGCCTTTTCAAAGACGTCGGCCTTGACGCGGATGGGCACCGAGGCGCGCAGGGCCAGGGCGATGCCGTCCGAGGGGCGGCAGTCCACGCTGATGAGCCCTGCGGGGCCGCGCAGCAGGAGCACGGCGTAGTAGATGTCGTCCCTGTAATCCACGATGTCCACGCCGGTGAGCGTGCCGTTGAGGGCCCTGGCCACCATGAGCAGCAGGTCGTGGGCCAGGGGGCGGGGCAGTTCCTCGCCGTTGAGCACCAGCGAGATGGTCATGGCCTCCATGGCGCCGATCCAGAGCGGGAGCAGGCCCTTGCCGTCGTTCTGCCGCAGGATGACGATGGGTTTCCGTGTCTGCGGGTCGAGGCTCAGGCCCTCCACGTGCATCTCTACCATGGCTGTCCCGTGGCTTCGGCCACCAGGCTGTGCTTCTTGGCTTCCACGATGCGGGCGCTGACCAGGCGGCCGGTATGGTCGCCGGCGGGCAGGGGCACGTGCACCAGGGCGCCGTAAGCGTCGCGGCCTTGCCAGCTTTGCAGGCTGTCGTCAGTGGTGGCCTCGCGGCGGCTGGCGTTTTCCAGCAGCACTTCGCACTCCTGGCCCACGCGGGCGTCGAGCCAGCGCTGGGAAAGCGCCTCCTGCAGGGCCTGCAGGCGCAGCAGGCGATCCTGCTGCACGTCGGGGGCGATCTTGTCCAGAAAGCGGCTGGCCCGGGTGCCGGGGCGGTCCGAATAGCAGAAGGAGAAGCTGGACATGAAGTCGCTGGCGCGCATCAGCTCCAGCGTGGCGGCGAAATCTTCCTCGGTCTCGCCGGGGAAGCCCACGATGAGGTCCGTGGACAGGGCGATGTCCGGGCGGGCGTCACGCAGGCCGGCCACCAGATCCAGATAGCGGGCGCTGTCGTACTTGCGGCCCATGCGCTTGAGCACGGCGTCGGAACCGGCCTGGAGGGGCAGGTGCAGGCGCGGGCAGAGCTGTGGGATGTCCGCGAAGGCCGCCACGTCTTCGGGGCCCATGTCCTTGGGATGGGGCGTCACGTAGCGCAGGCGCTTCAGGCCGGGCAGGGCGGCCACCTTTTCCAGCAGGGCGGCAAAGCTGACGCCGTCGCCGTGCGCATCACGGCCGAAGGCGTTGACGTTCTGCCCCAGCAGGGTGATCTCGCGCGCGCCGCGGTCCAGCAGGTGCCGGCACTCGTCGAGGATGGCCGGGGTCAGGCGGGACTTCTGGCGGCCGCGGGTGTAGGGCACGATGCAGTAGGCGCAGAAATTGTCGCAGCCCTGCATGATGTTCACGAAGCCCACGGGCGCGGAAGGCGTATCGGCGCCGGGTTCGCGCTCCACATAATGGCTGGTGAAGTCCAGCAGGGAAAGGCGCAGGGCGGGCTCGTCCAGCAGGCGTTCGATGGCCTGGGGCGTGCCGCTGATGCCGTCGCTGCCCGCCACCAGACGCACCTGGCGGCTGAAGAGTTTCTCGCCCAGCTGCTGGGCCACGCAGCCGGTGACGGCCACCAGCACGCGCGGCGAGTTGCCGGTGACCTGCCGGATGCGGCCCAGGGTGCTCATGACTTTCTGTTCGGGCTTTTCGCGCACGGAACAGGTATTGACCACCACCACGCGGGCCTCTTCCAGAGGCGCCTCGCAAAAGCCGCGCGCCTCCAGGGCGCGGGCCAGCCACTGCGAGTCGTGCACGTTCATCTGGCAGCCGAAGGTGATGATGTGGAAGCTGTTGTCGATCATGTCTTCTACTGTTCGGGGCCGGTGATGTTGCGGGGGTAGACGGTCATGCCGCTTTCGTCCATCTCCAGGGCGGCGACGCGGTCTTCCAGCCATTCCAGCACGGCGCGGGCCGTGTTGTAGTTGAGCAGCACGCGGGTATTGATGCGGCGCACCACCTCGCGCACTTCCAGGTTCTCCTCGTCCATCATCTCGGGGCCCAGCGAGCCGTCGGGGGCCACCAGGCATTCGGACCACTGGGGCAGGGAGTCGCTTTCCTCATAGAAATTGAGTTCGATCTCTCCCTGGGGATTGATGCCGCCCCAGACGCCGTGGGCGGTGCTCATGCGCACGCTGTCGTCCATGACGTACTTGTAGCGGATCTTCTTGGGAAGCTCGGGTTGGTTGCTCATGCAGCCTCCTTGAAAAAATATGGGGGATGGTAAAGAAGACGGCCGCAATAGTAAAGCCCGGCGGTCCCGGCGCATGTGAAAGGATGCGCGGGCTTGACGGTCGCTTTTCCTTGGTTACAATAGCAGGGTAAAGAAGGGCTCATCCTGATGCCCGCAAGGAGAGACTGTGAGTGAGATTACCGTTACGGAACACGAGATCCGTCCCTATTTCGATATGGAAGGCTTCATGACCCTGAGCCAGGAATCGCGCCTGGGCGGCGCGACGCTGGAACGGCTGTGCAAGCTGTGGGAAGAGTGGATGCCGCAACTCAGGGTCTGCGAGATCAAGACAGCCAAGATCTCCTATCTGGCCGTCTGGCTGCCTGAAAGCGTGGAGCGGCAGGTGGACGCCGCCTGGGAAAAATCCCCTTCGGACGGCTGGCAGGACAACAACCTGGCCCAGTACATGTGCATGTCCGCCGTGCAGGAAGTGCTGCCCCAGGTGGAGGATGCCGGCTGTGCGCCCGCGCCGCGTCCCACCGAGGCCCTGCGTGAGGCCCTGTCCGGTCTGGGCCTGGAATATCGTGAGGATGCCCCCACCCTGAACCGCCGTTTTGCCCTGGTGACCCATTATCCCTTCAAGGGCGGCTGCGAGATCTGCCATCTGCAGTCCAACTGTCCCAAGGGACAGGGCAAGAGCGAGGCCGCCAGCGTGGTGCTGCCCGGCTATGAGCGGGGCGCCGGCGAATAGGCATGATCCGGTCGCGCCGGGGCCCCGGGGTTCCGGCGCGTCCGGCAGCGACGGCTAGCGGCCTTCCATGACGAGGGTATGGGCCTGGCCGTCGGGCGTGCGGACCACGATCTCCACGGTGCGGCTGTTGCGGGTGACGGAGACCACCAGACAGGTGGTCGTCTCGTCATTGCTGTAGTTGCGCACGTCCACGGTGTCGCCCTTGTTGGGCAGGGCATCGGGGATGATCTCCACCAGGTCGGCGGAATCCGCATCAAAGCCGTCCCAGGCCAGAGCGGGCAGCGGCAGGGCCAGAGAGGCGCACAGGGCGATGACGGCCGGCAGGCGCCGGACACGCTGATTGCGTAAGAGTGTCTTCATGGCTGCATGTGTAAAACCATTTTTGCTTCTTGGCAACAGGAGGCCCCCGGAGGGACGATGAGCATCCTTGCCCTGCATGACGACCACGGCCGCACGGTGCGTTACCTGCGCCTGTCACTGACGGACCGCTGCAACCTGCGCTGTCTGTATTGTCACAGCAATGCCCGGCACCAGTGCATCCCGCACGAGAAGGTGCTGCGCTATGAGGAGATGCTCCGTCTGGTGCGGATCGTGCGCGGCATGGGCGTGGGCAAGGTGCGCCTGACCGGCGGGGAGCCCTTTGCGCGCAAGGGCTGTGATGACTTCCTCCTGCGCTTGCGGCAGCGCTTCGACGATCTGGATATCCGCATCACCACCAACGGCACCCTGCTGGAGGAGCACATCCCCCTGCTGCAACGCATCCGCATCAGCGCCGTGAACCTGTCGCTGGACAGCTTCGACCGCGAGACCTTTGCCCGCGTGACCGGCCGCGACATGCTGCCGGACGTGCTGCGGGCCCTGGACGCCATGCTGGCCGCGGGCATCCGGGTCAAGATCAACGCCGTGGGCCTGCGCGGCATCAACGACGGCCAGATGGCCGATTTCGTCCACGCGGCCATGACCCTGCCCGTGGACGTGCGCTTCATCGAGTTCATGCCCATGGGCAGCGATACCCTGTGGAGCCCCGAGAATTTCTGGCCCGCCGGCGAAATCCGCGCCGCCGTGGAACGGCACGCCCGCCTGATGCCGTTGGGCGATGCCAACGAGGGCCAGCGCGGCCCGGCCCGCATGTTCGCCCTGGAAGGCGGCAAGGGGCGCATGGGCTTCATCACGCCCCTGACCAACCATTTCTGCCTGTCCTGCAACCGCCTGCGCCTGACCAGCGACGGGCATCTGCGCACCTGCCTGTTCGCCGACAGGGAGTATCCGTTGCGGCCCCTGCTGCGGCATCCCAGGATCACGGACGAGCATATCGCCCGGGTCATCGCCCGGGCCTGCAAGAGCAAGCCCGTGGGCGCGGATCTGCTGGCGGCCCGGCAGGGAGGCGCCGTGGCCAGCAGCAAGATGGTCTCCATCGGCGGCTAGGGCAGGGCTTGGTGGCCTGCGGGGTGAGCTGGCAGAGGCAGCAAGCAGGCCTTGCCCTGTATATTGATACAAAATGATACGGGCAGCCTCCTCTTGCGGGGCTGCCGTGTCTGGCGTCCATCCCTGGGGCAGGCGGCGCAGGCCCTGCCGGGCTGCTGCGTGACGTGAGCGCGTCCGGGCATGACATGGCCTTGCGGACGCAGGCTGACATCCTCAGGCGGGAAGAAGCGGCCTGCCCACAAGGAGAGCAGGGGCGCCGGACAGAGGGGCCACAGCATGACGGCTTTTGCGGCTGTTCCCGGAGGCCCCGAGGGCCGGGACATCCCGGCGGACGGGAGGAGGACAGTGCCATGTGGCAGGTCTATGCTTTGCTGGCGGCCGTGTTCGCGGCCCTGACGGCCATTTTTTCCAAACTGGGTGTCCGGGATGTGGATTCCGGGCTGGCCACGGCCATCCGGGTGGGCTTCATCCTGCTCCTCACCTGGGGCATGAGCCTGTATGCCGGTACCTGGCGCGAGGTGCGCCAGATCGGCGGGCATACCTGGCTCTTCCTGTTCCTTTCCGCCGTGGCCACGGGCCTGTCGTGGCTGTGCTACTTCAAGGCCCTGCAGCTGGGGGACGTCTCCAGGGTCGCGCCGCTGGACAAGCTCAGCGTGCCTCTGGCCATGCTGCTGGGGGTGCTCGTCCTGGGCGAGCCCTGTGATCCCAAAACCGTGGCCGGGGGCATCCTGATCACGGCCGGGGCCCTCCTGCTGGTGCTGTGAGGCCCGGCGTCTCCGCATCCCCTTTTCCCGATGACATCAAGGAGCATCCATGATCGCCTATCTTGAAGGCCTGCTGGCCGAGACCTGGGGCACCTCCTGCATCGTGGTCACGCGCGGCGGCGTGGGCTACGAGGTGGACCTGCCCGCCCACACCCTGGCTTCCCTGCCCGGACGCGGGGAGAGCGTGGCCCTGTATACCAGCCTGGTGGTGCGAGAGGATGCCCAGCAGCTGTTCGGCTTTGCCACCTTCGAGGAACGGCAGGTCTTCGAGGTGCTGCTGACCATCTCCAAGGTGGGCGCGCGCACGGCGCTGGCCATCCTTTCCCTGTACCGGCCCGACGACCTGCGCCGCATCGTGCTGGAAGAGGATGTGGATGCCCTCACCCGGGTGAGCGGCATCGGCAAGAAGACGGCCCAGCATGTCTTTCTGGAGCTCAAGTACAAGCTCAAGGTGGAGGACGTGCCGCAGGCGGCGGTGCTGGCGGCCAACGGCCGTCCGGGCTCCGTGTTCCGGGACGTGCTTGATGGTTTGGCCAATCTTGGCTATTCTGAGGACGAATGCGCTCCTGTGGTCAAGAACATCCTGCTGCAGGAGCCCGACCTTGACGTCACCGGCGCCTTGCGGGCGGCGCTCAAGGCGCTGGCGCGCGGTCGTCTGTAGGCCGCCGCCTTCTTTTTCGTATGTTCCCCGCGCGGCCTCCGGCCCGCACGGGGGCGGATCCTTCTGACCGGCAGACATCATGGCACAGAAAACCTCTCCTTCCCCAGCGGCCCGTTTTTTCGGCAATGACGCCTGGGACGCTCCCGCGGAAGCGCGGCCGTCCGTACCCGCGGCCGGTACGGAAGACCCCGGCCTGAGCACCGCCGCGCTGGAAGAGAGCGTGCGGCCCCGCAGCCTGGATGACTTCATCGGCCAGGAAGAGCTGCGTGCCAATCTGCGCGTGTATCTGGGCGCTGCCCGTGAACGCGGCGGCGCGCTGGACCATACGCTCTTTTACGGCAACCCCGGCCTGGGCAAGACGACCCTGGCCCAGATCATGGCCGCCGAACTGGGCGTCAACCTGGTCTGCACCTCGGGCCCGGTGCTGGAGCGCAGCGGCGACCTGGCCGCCATCCTGACCAATCTGTCCCGCAACGACATCCTCTTCGTGGACGAGATCCACCGCATGCCCATCGCCGTGGAGGAAGTCCTGTACCCGGCCATGGAGGACTTCAAGCTGGACCTGGTCATCGGACAGGGCCCGGCGGCCCGCACGGTCAAGATAGACCTGGAGCCCTTCACCCTGGTGGGGGCCACCACGCGCATGGGCCTGATCTCGTCGCCCCTGCGCGGCCGCTTCGGCATCCTGGCCCATCTGGAGTTCTACAGTCCCGCCGATCTGGCACGGGTGGTGCTGCGTACGGCGCGCATCCTCGGCATCGCCATCACCCCTGACGGCGCGGAAGAGATCGGCCGCCGCTCCCGGGGCACACCGCGCATCGCCAATCGCCTCTTGCGTCGCGTGCGGGATTTTGCCATGATGGGCGGCCACGACATCATCACCGCCGAACAGGCCGCCGAAGCCCTGCGGTGCATGGATGTGGACGAGATAGGCCTGGACCGCATGGACAGGCGCCTGCTGGAAGTCATGATCACCCACTACGACGGCGGACCCGTGGGGCTCAAGACACTGGCAGTGGCCTGCTCCGAAGAAGTGCGTACCATCGAAGAGATCTACGAGCCCTATCTCATCCAGTGCGGCCTGCTCAAGCGGACCCCCCGCGGCCGCATGGTGACCGCCAAAGCCTACCGCCACCTCAACCTGTTGTTGCGCTGAGAGGCGCACGGAGGACACGCGCTGCCTGTCGCCGCACCCGCCTGGTTGCGACGGCAACGTTTTTTGTCCTCCCGGAGCCCGGCTCCATTTTGTGCCGCGCCGGTAACGGCGTCGTCGCTTTTCTGTTCTCTTCTGGAAAGCGGCCGACGGGACGTTGCCCGCGGCGGACGTCGTTTCAGTAACGTCCTCGTGCCCTGCCTTCCCGACCGGCGCCGGAAGGAGCGGCACGGGGGCGGAGGCGGCGCCCCCCTTGGTTCCATCGCCGGAGTACCGCGTTGTCTATGGACGTGGTCGGAGTTTTCAGAATGAAAGTGACTGTTGACAAATCCGTGTTGTGCAAACGTTATGCGGGCTTCACCGTGGCCCTGCTGGTCTGTGCCCTGGGGGTCGCCCTGGTGACCAATGCCTGCCTGGGCACCTCGCCCATCACCAGCCTGCCGTATGCCCTGAGCGCCATCTTCCCCCTGAGCCTGGGGACCGTTACCTTTTTGTCCAATATTTGTTTCCTCGTGGTGCAGAAGGCCCTGCTGGGCCGCTACTTCACGGTGGGGCATCTGATGCAGATCCCCGCGGTCTTCCTGTTCGGCGTCTTCATCGACGGCTGGATGTGGGCCACCTCCTATCTGATGACGGATGTCTACTGGCAGCAGATGCTC
This is a stretch of genomic DNA from Desulfovibrio piger. It encodes these proteins:
- a CDS encoding bifunctional nuclease family protein; translated protein: MVEMHVEGLSLDPQTRKPIVILRQNDGKGLLPLWIGAMEAMTISLVLNGEELPRPLAHDLLLMVARALNGTLTGVDIVDYRDDIYYAVLLLRGPAGLISVDCRPSDGIALALRASVPIRVKADVFEKAAREQEPGSIHPATRHQAGSDAATDMARSADARKEADTLAALLAKGAVPEDLGEAAGPERLRELLRALEPVSRNKM
- the miaB gene encoding tRNA (N6-isopentenyl adenosine(37)-C2)-methylthiotransferase MiaB, translated to MIDNSFHIITFGCQMNVHDSQWLARALEARGFCEAPLEEARVVVVNTCSVREKPEQKVMSTLGRIRQVTGNSPRVLVAVTGCVAQQLGEKLFSRQVRLVAGSDGISGTPQAIERLLDEPALRLSLLDFTSHYVEREPGADTPSAPVGFVNIMQGCDNFCAYCIVPYTRGRQKSRLTPAILDECRHLLDRGAREITLLGQNVNAFGRDAHGDGVSFAALLEKVAALPGLKRLRYVTPHPKDMGPEDVAAFADIPQLCPRLHLPLQAGSDAVLKRMGRKYDSARYLDLVAGLRDARPDIALSTDLIVGFPGETEEDFAATLELMRASDFMSSFSFCYSDRPGTRASRFLDKIAPDVQQDRLLRLQALQEALSQRWLDARVGQECEVLLENASRREATTDDSLQSWQGRDAYGALVHVPLPAGDHTGRLVSARIVEAKKHSLVAEATGQPW
- a CDS encoding DUF5334 domain-containing protein, which translates into the protein MKTLLRNQRVRRLPAVIALCASLALPLPALAWDGFDADSADLVEIIPDALPNKGDTVDVRNYSNDETTTCLVVSVTRNSRTVEIVVRTPDGQAHTLVMEGR
- the moaA gene encoding GTP 3',8-cyclase MoaA — its product is MSILALHDDHGRTVRYLRLSLTDRCNLRCLYCHSNARHQCIPHEKVLRYEEMLRLVRIVRGMGVGKVRLTGGEPFARKGCDDFLLRLRQRFDDLDIRITTNGTLLEEHIPLLQRIRISAVNLSLDSFDRETFARVTGRDMLPDVLRALDAMLAAGIRVKINAVGLRGINDGQMADFVHAAMTLPVDVRFIEFMPMGSDTLWSPENFWPAGEIRAAVERHARLMPLGDANEGQRGPARMFALEGGKGRMGFITPLTNHFCLSCNRLRLTSDGHLRTCLFADREYPLRPLLRHPRITDEHIARVIARACKSKPVGADLLAARQGGAVASSKMVSIGG
- a CDS encoding EamA family transporter codes for the protein MWQVYALLAAVFAALTAIFSKLGVRDVDSGLATAIRVGFILLLTWGMSLYAGTWREVRQIGGHTWLFLFLSAVATGLSWLCYFKALQLGDVSRVAPLDKLSVPLAMLLGVLVLGEPCDPKTVAGGILITAGALLLVL
- the ruvA gene encoding Holliday junction branch migration protein RuvA gives rise to the protein MIAYLEGLLAETWGTSCIVVTRGGVGYEVDLPAHTLASLPGRGESVALYTSLVVREDAQQLFGFATFEERQVFEVLLTISKVGARTALAILSLYRPDDLRRIVLEEDVDALTRVSGIGKKTAQHVFLELKYKLKVEDVPQAAVLAANGRPGSVFRDVLDGLANLGYSEDECAPVVKNILLQEPDLDVTGALRAALKALARGRL
- the ruvB gene encoding Holliday junction branch migration DNA helicase RuvB, producing MAQKTSPSPAARFFGNDAWDAPAEARPSVPAAGTEDPGLSTAALEESVRPRSLDDFIGQEELRANLRVYLGAARERGGALDHTLFYGNPGLGKTTLAQIMAAELGVNLVCTSGPVLERSGDLAAILTNLSRNDILFVDEIHRMPIAVEEVLYPAMEDFKLDLVIGQGPAARTVKIDLEPFTLVGATTRMGLISSPLRGRFGILAHLEFYSPADLARVVLRTARILGIAITPDGAEEIGRRSRGTPRIANRLLRRVRDFAMMGGHDIITAEQAAEALRCMDVDEIGLDRMDRRLLEVMITHYDGGPVGLKTLAVACSEEVRTIEEIYEPYLIQCGLLKRTPRGRMVTAKAYRHLNLLLR